In a genomic window of Pokkaliibacter sp. MBI-7:
- a CDS encoding TRAP transporter substrate-binding protein: MNKKRLIASAVLMASACLSTMASATTVLRFAHHWPATAAAQKDLFEKWAEAVEKESNGELKVQLFPSQTLTKADSAYQGTVNGISDISAVVQGYTAGRFPLTQVVELPGVSLSATQGSCIEQGLYDAGLIADEYRDSHVLFMFTTGPGYIHTIDKAIQNPEDLKGLRIRRPTAVVGKLLEELGAQPIGMPAPEIYTSMQRGLLDGVSLPWEGMKAFRINELSDQHTEVPFYSLAFVVTMNKRTYDRLPENLKKVIDDNSGMSWAKKGGAMMDAEDAAGRAGAHGKFIQVADPLNDPAWSAPLKKATSDYLGELDSKGKNATAVYQKAMELQKQCAAN, translated from the coding sequence ATGAACAAGAAACGCCTGATTGCTTCTGCCGTACTGATGGCTTCCGCCTGCCTGTCCACCATGGCATCAGCGACCACCGTACTGCGTTTTGCCCACCACTGGCCTGCCACCGCCGCCGCACAGAAAGATCTGTTCGAAAAATGGGCCGAAGCCGTTGAGAAAGAATCCAACGGCGAGCTGAAAGTGCAGCTGTTCCCTTCACAGACGCTGACCAAGGCTGACTCGGCCTATCAGGGCACCGTCAACGGTATCAGTGATATTTCTGCCGTAGTGCAGGGCTACACTGCAGGTCGCTTCCCCCTGACCCAGGTGGTGGAATTGCCCGGTGTGTCCCTCAGCGCCACCCAGGGCAGCTGTATCGAGCAGGGCCTGTATGACGCTGGCCTGATCGCCGATGAGTATCGTGACTCTCATGTACTGTTCATGTTCACCACTGGCCCCGGCTACATCCACACCATCGACAAGGCTATCCAGAACCCCGAAGACCTGAAAGGTCTGCGTATCCGTCGCCCCACCGCGGTGGTCGGTAAACTGCTGGAAGAGCTGGGCGCCCAGCCCATCGGTATGCCTGCACCGGAAATCTACACCTCCATGCAGCGTGGCCTGCTGGATGGCGTGAGCCTGCCCTGGGAAGGAATGAAAGCCTTCCGTATCAACGAGCTGTCTGATCAGCATACTGAAGTGCCCTTCTATTCTCTGGCTTTCGTCGTGACCATGAACAAGCGCACCTATGACCGTCTGCCCGAGAACCTGAAAAAAGTCATCGATGACAATTCCGGCATGAGCTGGGCGAAGAAAGGCGGTGCGATGATGGATGCCGAAGACGCCGCTGGCCGCGCGGGTGCCCATGGCAAGTTTATTCAGGTGGCTGATCCGCTGAACGATCCTGCCTGGTCAGCACCACTGAAGAAAGCCACCAGTGATTACCTCGGTGAACTGGACAGCAAAGGCAAGAACGCCACCGCCGTCTACCAGAAAGCAATGGAACTGCAGAAGCAGTGCGCTGCTAACTAA
- a CDS encoding TRAP transporter small permease subunit has translation MSNLLKLSTALAKLCMLIAGLALIALLGVTVLDVILRTLYKLTNGLSSINIKGSVELVTYLLYISLLSAMAASVEKSQIVVELFTQSMSRRGKTVLAGVYLFGFTVIGVLMAIGSWSDAVDALEFGEVTQDLAISKGPIYFVAFFMFGVLAIRSAIQGLEKLINPSAVEEAGHEF, from the coding sequence ATGTCAAACCTGTTGAAGCTGTCAACAGCTCTGGCGAAGCTATGCATGTTGATCGCCGGTCTGGCCCTGATTGCCCTGCTGGGCGTCACGGTACTGGATGTGATCCTGCGTACCCTTTACAAGCTGACCAACGGCCTGTCCAGCATCAATATCAAGGGCAGCGTCGAGCTGGTTACGTACCTGCTGTACATCTCTCTTCTTTCCGCCATGGCGGCCAGCGTTGAAAAAAGCCAGATCGTTGTGGAGTTGTTTACTCAGAGCATGTCACGCCGCGGCAAGACCGTGCTGGCGGGCGTGTATCTGTTCGGCTTTACCGTGATTGGCGTGCTGATGGCCATCGGCTCCTGGTCAGACGCAGTGGATGCGCTGGAATTCGGTGAAGTGACTCAGGATCTGGCCATCTCCAAAGGCCCCATCTACTTCGTCGCCTTCTTTATGTTTGGCGTGCTGGCGATTCGCAGCGCCATTCAGGGTCTGGAAAAGCTGATCAACCCCAGTGCTGTAGAGGAAGCTGGACATGAGTTCTGA
- a CDS encoding TRAP transporter large permease, translating into MSSEQIGLSCLGILLVALIVRIPIALAMLLVGFFGFVGVTNMDAAIAMLKSIPTEVMANYEFSCIPMFIFMGVLASHSGMAKQLFIAARDIFGGWRGGMALAAVSACGVFSAISGSSMATASTMSRVALPEMEKAGYNPGLAAGALAAGGTLGIMIPPSIALLLYAIITEQSVGDMFMAGIIPGLAGLVFYILTIAVVVKVKPEMAAGSDPTTWKEKFQAVLGLVPFGIVFLLIIGGIYGGIFTPTEAAAVGAFITLVYAVVQGMRSEGLISAVKETLALSAVIFFMLTGAQVFGYLVSASRLSFSIFDFVMSLHMSSFGVMACIILMYFVLGCFMDSIAMLLLTVPVFFPVVQSMGIDPVWFGVVSVLTVELGLITPPVGMNVFVIQAMAPHIAVNKIFRGVTPFILCDFIRLGALLAFPLMATALV; encoded by the coding sequence ATGAGTTCTGAACAAATTGGCCTGAGCTGCCTGGGTATCCTGCTGGTGGCGCTGATTGTGCGCATCCCCATCGCGCTGGCGATGCTGCTGGTCGGTTTCTTCGGTTTTGTCGGCGTCACCAACATGGATGCCGCCATCGCCATGCTGAAGTCCATCCCCACCGAGGTGATGGCCAACTACGAATTCAGCTGTATCCCCATGTTCATTTTCATGGGTGTGCTGGCCTCTCACTCCGGTATGGCCAAGCAACTGTTCATCGCTGCCCGTGACATCTTCGGTGGCTGGCGCGGTGGTATGGCACTGGCAGCAGTTAGCGCCTGCGGCGTGTTCTCTGCCATTTCCGGCTCATCCATGGCGACCGCCAGCACCATGAGCCGCGTCGCGTTGCCGGAGATGGAAAAGGCCGGTTACAACCCCGGTCTGGCGGCCGGTGCACTGGCCGCTGGCGGCACACTGGGCATCATGATCCCTCCCAGCATTGCTCTGCTGCTGTATGCCATCATCACCGAGCAGTCGGTGGGTGACATGTTTATGGCCGGTATCATCCCCGGTCTGGCCGGTCTGGTGTTTTACATCCTCACCATTGCGGTCGTCGTCAAGGTGAAACCAGAAATGGCCGCGGGCTCAGACCCCACCACCTGGAAAGAAAAGTTTCAGGCCGTCCTGGGTCTGGTGCCCTTCGGTATCGTATTTCTGCTGATCATCGGTGGTATCTACGGCGGTATCTTTACCCCGACCGAAGCCGCTGCCGTGGGAGCCTTCATCACTCTGGTTTACGCTGTGGTGCAGGGCATGCGCAGCGAAGGTTTGATCAGCGCAGTCAAGGAAACACTGGCACTGTCTGCGGTGATCTTTTTTATGCTGACCGGTGCTCAGGTGTTTGGCTATCTGGTGTCCGCCTCGCGCCTGTCGTTCTCCATCTTCGACTTCGTCATGAGCCTGCACATGTCATCGTTCGGTGTGATGGCCTGCATCATCCTGATGTACTTCGTACTGGGCTGCTTCATGGACTCCATCGCCATGCTGCTGCTGACCGTGCCGGTGTTCTTCCCGGTGGTGCAGAGCATGGGTATCGATCCGGTGTGGTTCGGTGTGGTGTCCGTGCTGACCGTTGAGCTGGGCTTGATTACACCGCCGGTGGGGATGAACGTCTTCGTCATACAGGCTATGGCGCCGCATATCGCCGTCAACAAGATTTTCCGCGGTGTGACGCCCTTTATCCTGTGTGACTTTATACGGCTTGGGGCGCTGCTGGCGTTTCCCTTGATGGCAACAGCGCTGGTTTAG
- a CDS encoding tannase/feruloyl esterase family alpha/beta hydrolase: MDYAKLRRSLLCAAALSLATLLGMTAAHADDQPPGTYPIAELTTVTPVKSCSDLAATDLTEIGGTGSTITSAAETTTNGTQYCTVNGTLAPSIGFTVTLPVSTWTQRYLQLGCGGLCGQINLTSGASDGCAPLTRGEFVQASTDMGHQGNSGDFGNDPQKRRDFAYRGVHLTSAVAKKLIASYYGRAQKYAYFNGCSDGGREAVMEAQRFPDDFDGVIAGAPAMNFQAQNAVFHAWMAHVNTGADGKAILTAARLPLLHSAVLAQCDTLDGLEDGLISDPLACHFDPATLRCPSGSANNSHCLSDTEVDVVQKFYQGPVDQKSGQKLIVGGPQYGSELAWAGVYVPYSTDQPIFSTMIAQGAIQYLSFEHNPATFDLAHYAFDMSTFDQLRALHPLYDATNPDLSGFHAHGGKLILWHGWADPHISPLNTIAYHEAVQKVMGKEVAASFERLYLFPGMYHCQGGEGPNKVDLLTPMMSWVEQGNAPDAILSQQSNADRHSDKGFGDPNGGNKPKGEQAGAGKAGEMADKPGTAGSKGDKPRGMPMPPISKELMAQLNPTQPERTRPVYPFPALARYSGKGNPNLASSYVRGEPAQPFSEIDWAGKAFFTPYQFKD, from the coding sequence ATGGACTATGCCAAACTGCGTCGCTCGCTCCTGTGCGCCGCTGCCCTGTCACTCGCCACCCTGCTCGGCATGACAGCCGCTCATGCTGACGATCAGCCCCCCGGCACCTACCCGATTGCCGAACTGACGACCGTCACACCGGTCAAAAGCTGCAGTGATCTTGCCGCCACGGACCTTACCGAGATTGGCGGCACGGGCAGTACCATCACCAGCGCTGCTGAAACTACCACGAATGGCACCCAGTACTGCACCGTCAACGGTACCCTGGCACCCAGCATCGGTTTTACTGTCACCCTGCCCGTTTCGACCTGGACTCAACGCTATCTGCAGCTGGGCTGTGGCGGCCTGTGTGGCCAAATCAATCTGACCTCAGGGGCATCCGATGGCTGTGCGCCACTAACCCGGGGAGAATTTGTACAGGCCTCGACTGATATGGGCCATCAGGGCAACAGTGGCGATTTCGGCAATGACCCGCAGAAGCGCCGGGATTTTGCCTACCGTGGCGTCCACCTGACCTCGGCAGTGGCAAAGAAACTGATCGCCAGTTACTACGGACGGGCGCAAAAGTATGCCTACTTCAATGGCTGCTCTGACGGTGGTCGTGAAGCCGTCATGGAGGCTCAGCGTTTCCCCGATGACTTTGACGGCGTGATCGCCGGCGCGCCCGCCATGAACTTTCAGGCACAAAATGCGGTATTCCATGCCTGGATGGCCCACGTCAACACCGGTGCAGATGGCAAAGCCATCCTGACTGCAGCACGCCTGCCGCTGCTGCACAGTGCCGTGCTGGCGCAGTGTGACACACTGGATGGACTAGAAGACGGCCTGATCAGTGATCCTCTTGCCTGCCATTTTGATCCCGCCACCCTGCGCTGCCCGTCAGGTAGCGCGAATAACAGCCACTGCCTGAGCGATACCGAAGTGGATGTCGTGCAGAAGTTCTATCAGGGGCCGGTGGATCAAAAGAGCGGACAGAAGCTGATCGTCGGTGGACCACAATATGGATCAGAACTGGCGTGGGCCGGTGTCTATGTGCCTTACAGCACAGACCAGCCGATCTTCAGCACCATGATTGCGCAGGGAGCCATTCAGTACCTGTCCTTTGAGCACAACCCGGCAACCTTCGATCTGGCTCACTATGCATTCGATATGAGCACCTTTGATCAGTTACGTGCCCTGCATCCGTTGTACGATGCCACCAACCCCGATCTCAGCGGCTTTCACGCTCATGGCGGCAAGCTGATTCTCTGGCATGGCTGGGCTGATCCGCACATCTCGCCGCTGAATACCATCGCCTATCATGAAGCGGTGCAGAAAGTGATGGGCAAAGAGGTCGCCGCCAGCTTCGAGCGGCTGTATCTCTTTCCCGGTATGTATCACTGTCAGGGCGGCGAAGGCCCGAACAAGGTTGATCTGCTGACCCCGATGATGTCCTGGGTGGAACAGGGCAATGCCCCCGATGCCATTCTGTCGCAACAAAGCAATGCAGACCGTCACAGCGATAAAGGCTTTGGTGATCCCAATGGCGGTAATAAGCCCAAGGGTGAGCAAGCAGGCGCAGGTAAAGCCGGAGAGATGGCAGACAAGCCGGGCACCGCAGGCAGCAAGGGTGACAAGCCCCGTGGTATGCCCATGCCGCCAATCTCGAAGGAGCTAATGGCCCAGCTGAATCCGACTCAACCCGAGCGCACCCGGCCGGTCTACCCCTTCCCAGCCCTTGCCCGATATTCCGGCAAGGGCAACCCCAATCTGGCAAGCAGCTATGTACGAGGTGAACCCGCCCAGCCCTTCAGTGAAATCGACTGGGCCGGTAAAGCCTTCTTCACCCCCTATCAGTTCAAGGACTAG